Proteins from a single region of Candidatus Omnitrophota bacterium:
- a CDS encoding ABC transporter permease: MKGRFFENLGNQFVAFLAYWGGLAALFTRTLYWIVRRNLDRRAFTDQMWKVGVTSLPIVFLTALFTGMVLALQSAYQMQKIAAEVYIASLVALSITRELGPVLTALVVAGRVGAAITAEIGSMTVTEQVDALRTLGTDPVKYLVVPRFMALLVMLPLLTVYADMIGLIGGYTVGVFKLGIGSPLYIRMTFDPLAMKDLLSGLFKSGVFSMIICIVACFEGFRTEGGAEGVGKSTTMAVVISFVLIISADCLFTALFYFVL; the protein is encoded by the coding sequence GTGAAAGGCCGGTTCTTCGAGAATTTAGGGAATCAATTTGTTGCGTTTCTGGCTTACTGGGGAGGGCTGGCAGCCCTTTTTACGCGCACCCTGTATTGGATTGTCCGCCGGAATCTCGACAGGAGGGCCTTCACAGACCAGATGTGGAAGGTCGGTGTTACCAGTCTGCCTATTGTCTTTCTTACAGCTCTCTTCACCGGAATGGTGCTGGCCCTGCAAAGTGCCTACCAGATGCAGAAGATTGCGGCGGAGGTCTATATCGCCAGTTTGGTGGCCTTGTCCATAACGCGGGAGCTCGGGCCGGTTTTAACCGCTCTGGTGGTGGCTGGGCGCGTTGGGGCCGCAATCACGGCTGAAATCGGCTCCATGACGGTAACCGAACAAGTGGACGCCCTGCGCACCTTGGGCACGGATCCGGTGAAGTACTTGGTGGTGCCCAGATTTATGGCCTTGCTTGTGATGCTGCCGTTGTTGACTGTCTATGCCGACATGATCGGCCTGATCGGCGGTTATACTGTGGGTGTGTTTAAGCTGGGAATCGGATCGCCTTTGTACATCCGCATGACTTTTGATCCCTTGGCCATGAAGGACTTGCTCAGCGGGTTGTTCAAGTCCGGCGTTTTTTCGATGATTATCTGTATTGTGGCCTGCTTTGAAGGTTTTCGCACCGAGGGTGGGGCTGAGGGTGTGGGAAAGTCCACGACCATGGCTGTGGTTATTTCATTTGTCCTGATTATTTCGGCCGACTGTCTTTTTACGGCCTTGTTCTATTTTGTTCTCTGA